The DNA segment TCATCAATCCCCGAACTTTCGTACTCGTCCGgtatctcctccccctcgtcgGAGTagtcctcgtcgtcaaacGCCACGTCCGTCGCCCCGTCTTCATTCCACTGCAGCAGCTTTTGAAAAGCGCGCTCGCCTCTCTTGTCAATAAACTCAATCACTGGCCAAACCTTGAAGCCCAAACTCCACGCTCGCTGCACATAGGTGcccggctcctcctcttcgtccgagtccgagtcAGAATCAGAGTCGTCCAAGCCGCGCATATCGTCCGCCGCATAACAAGCGATTTCCTCGGGTGTGATGGTGAGaaactcctcctcgactACGCCCGGGCttctggtgttgctggtccCGTTGACCTCGTCGGCGGAAGTGGGCCTGGCGTCGGCGACCGATGCTCTCCTGGCCTCGGCAGCGCGCTTCTCGACATTGGGCCAAACCCAGCGGTACTCGACAAAGTTCTTGGTTTCATGTCCCCTTCTTCCGTGCTGTatctctgcttcctcttcgctGGTCAAGGTGTAATGGTTCGCACTCGGGTCAGCGCACCAGAGCAGATTCCTTGCCTCGCAGTGGTTGTACTTTGCCAGAAAGAAAGCATGCTGTAGATTTGGAAAGGCACAAGTAAAGCTCTGAAGCATCGGATCCCCCGTcaagaaaaacaaacccTTTTCAAAGGCAATGTTGCGGATCCTGTCTGTAACTCCTGGAATGACGGGCATGGGCCATGGTGGGAAGTGACGGGACATGGCGCTGGCGACACGGTCGATAAAAACCACGTCACGCTGGCTGTGAAAGCGGACTGAGCCGTAGCCTCCCCGGAGAGCCAGCTCATCGGGGAGGTAGCGAAGGGCGAACTTGCGGCTCTGGTGGTGTATGGCAAGCACGGTCCGGGCCGCCTTGGTCTGCTGTTCGAGTTGGACGGTTTCCCAAATCTCGGGAGGGGTACCGTTCTGGGGCACCAGATGGCCGACGATCTGGAATTCATAGAAGCGCGCCTTCTCGGACAAGTCTGGACAAAACTGCTTCCAgatgagctgctggagctcGAGCGGGAGCCGGCTGAATTGAGGGATGAACTGAGAGCGTTTTTTGCTGCGTCGTTTGTCTTGAAATAGAATCCGGCGGGTGCCGTTCTTATCATGATCAGAGTCGGATGAGTCTTCCGAGtcgtcctcaccaccatcgtcctcttccGACTCCTCTTCGGAAGAATCAGCGGCCATGTCGTCAATGAGGTCGAAGCGGCCGTCATGCTCGGAatactcttcttcttcgtcgccGTCAGAATGGTCCTCTCTGTCGCTG comes from the Podospora pseudocomata strain CBS 415.72m chromosome 5, whole genome shotgun sequence genome and includes:
- a CDS encoding hypothetical protein (EggNog:ENOG503PD9U) — protein: MPRRDEDDDEDGGTGLYVSELAEDSLEEGNPFATHISHSDVDDDDDDNESGSHEEGSDREDHSDGDEEEEYSEHDGRFDLIDDMAADSSEEESEEDDGGEDDSEDSSDSDHDKNGTRRILFQDKRRSKKRSQFIPQFSRLPLELQQLIWKQFCPDLSEKARFYEFQIVGHLVPQNGTPPEIWETVQLEQQTKAARTVLAIHHQSRKFALRYLPDELALRGGYGSVRFHSQRDVVFIDRVASAMSRHFPPWPMPVIPGVTDRIRNIAFEKGLFFLTGDPMLQSFTCAFPNLQHAFFLAKYNHCEARNLLWCADPSANHYTLTSEEEAEIQHGRRGHETKNFVEYRWVWPNVEKRAAEARRASVADARPTSADEVNGTSNTRSPGVVEEEFLTITPEEIACYAADDMRGLDDSDSDSDSDEEEEPGTYVQRAWSLGFKVWPVIEFIDKRGERAFQKLLQWNEDGATDVAFDDEDYSDEGEEIPDEYESSGIDDSEIESGDSDEDSDDLNIVDVDNSDGSDGSNEGDSEDDGEGGGSLVDSEDEGVDGDRPLIDLAGEDGNEHDDEVFTGFSSPEPESVTLRASSSVEEVPDAESDQQAARARLKRRRNRIMESSDVENDSDDHEDDVPRPAKRPCRVVDSDSDDENGTSEEEVVPRPTKRARRVVDSDSEEEDGSAEKDEDDEMPQLIKRARRDSTALLVRPDDDTDQEVRKMRANKRLRAVISDDSEDDDDAHHNSSKEEEGEEQESDSQSSEETDESESEDEENEQFGRSRKATSALAQKLGLTGGRGRIPMPPSGSEDDEDDDDDIERKRGDDYDVGNYEVFEDDDEDMEEVNRDGEDEEEIFGGDDYDEDEEDY